The segment GTCGTTTCACGGCCGAACACAAAGAAAATGTCTTTTTCCGTATCGCTGAAATCAAACGAATCGTAGTATTGGCGGCCGAATTTCGTAATAAAGTAAAATTCGCCGTGCGGAAACCGGACAAACAGTTCATCGAGCGAATCGTAATACGAAATGTTGACGTACGGCCAATAGTCAAGGCCGGCGCGCTTTAACATTTTATCATCCGTTGAAAACCCAAGCGGACGAATCAAGTGAAGCGCCGTATCCGTAGCCGCGCATGTGCGGGCGATATTCCCGGTATTAGCCGGAATTTCTGGTTGGTACAGTACTACATGAAGCGGCATTCCGTTCACCTCAGCAACATCGTTTATTTGCGGTCAATGATGTGAAAAAATTTATACCGAATGTTTGGCGTATAGGCGCTTGAATCTTCATACGACCAGT is part of the [Flavobacterium] thermophilum genome and harbors:
- a CDS encoding Putative tRNA (cytidine(34)-2'-O)-methyltransferase, with translation MPLHVVLYQPEIPANTGNIARTCAATDTALHLIRPLGFSTDDKMLKRAGLDYWPYVNISYYDSLDELFVRFPHGEFYFITKFGRQYYDSFDFSDTEKDIFFVFGRETTGLPKELLEANMDRCLRIPMNDKVRSLNLSNTAAILVYEALRQQRFHGLS